A stretch of DNA from Pagrus major chromosome 22, Pma_NU_1.0:
aaaatgttaatatcgAAAATTGAATGGAATCGTGACCTTTAAATGGAAACTAAAATTGTGTTGTTGGAGAACTGTGGAATCACTAGTTTTGATCATGATTATTTAAttcttgatatttttgactCCAGTAAACAATAAGCAAATATGACGAAGGGATTGTTTCAAATCTGAAAAGAGTTTTGATTTACATGACTGTGGAGATAAAACATCGGATTATGttgaaaataaagcatttttcaaGGAATATATTCAGATTCCTAGTATATATTTCTAGCCTTGAAAACGTAATGgttaaaattaagcattttccaaactttgtATGAACCCTGTAGTTCTAAGATTAGCAACACagtgaaaagatgaaaaaccTCACTAGGAATTTTTACAACTGTGAATTTGAAGGCTTTCAATAACTTCATATTATAATATTTAAGTATAATTATCTACAATAAGCAGtagcaaaacaaacatttttatttcataggAAAATGTAGAATATTATCAGTCTGGTTCAGTAAATAACTGTGGTTGAGATCGTTTCCTTGAACTCACCAGACCCTCCAAACTGCTGAAACAGGCCCGGCTGCAAAGAGGAGTTCACTGTGCTGCTGAACTGGCCCTGCACGCCGCCCATCAGCGTCTGGTTGTTCGGGGGAACTCTGACGGACAGTTTGCTGTCCAGAGGGCCCCCGGTCATGGGGCTGAAGTGACTTGGTGAGGTAGGGGGTTTTCCCGTCATTGGGTTGTACCCTGGTGGGAAgttaaactgctgctgctgttgcggTTGCTGCTGTGGTGGCGTCGTTGGGGGACCTTTGGGGACCCTGGCAGTTCCAAGGGACGCCACCGCTCCGGTCGGAGCTCCTGCCATGTTCTGTCTCATCAGCATGACCTTCTGCTGGAAAAGCTGGCGCTGGCGATGCTGGATGCTGTAGAGTTCCCTCTGACGCTGGGCCAGCATCTGGGCATTCAGTGGaggctgctgagagaaaatcaGAGCTTATTACTGAGAACTTGTTGTCTATTGTAGTATAGTATAGcagtaaatacacaacaaaCCTCATTATTCACTGATTACAGCAGCTTAAAGTGAATACTATAGACAGAGTAATTAAATCTAtgtaaacaaattaattttgtAGTCTCGCAGGCTGTGTAGAAAAACAGCAGTGGGTGGTTACGGGTGAGGCGAGTGTCATACGCTGCCgctgtgactcacctgtgagGGCATCTGAGGCTGTTGAACGCCCTGACGAATCCCGATGTTCACATGCTGGGCTCCTCCTGGAAACGGATTCATGCCCGCCATCCTGTTCTGGAGCTGAGAGGGAAATAATTACAGGTCAGACAGGTGCAGAAGGGTAAACGGATGGTAGGAAAGGCAGGATTTAATGAGACAAAACAAGTACATATGTAAAGAGGAGCAGCGAGGAATAGGAGCTAAATATTAGTGGTAATGGAGGACAGGGAagtggtgagttattttaagaGCATTTCAATCAAAATCTAAACAACTGAATCAGATGTTCCATTATGATATGGTTAGCTTTAGAGTCAGAGCGCTACAAGTCAATATTTTATGCTATTCATTAAACCTCTTTTCACAATCGGCCGCAACAAGTAAACGGTGTAGAGCACATGAAAGCACTGAGGGCACAGAGAGTGTGAAAACAACTCAAGGgtgttcttttctttcacttgttgtGTCAGCAGCGTTTGAATCCTGTGAATACATTTCACCTAGTCAGGTTTCTGCACATATTTCTCATTGCACAGCTGTGACTGTACGCAACAACGGGGTATGGGGGCCATtatagataaaaacaaaaataaaaagaagagggaggggagtAATATAAATCACAAAGTTATGAATAAAACCCTTGAATATTCTTTGTGATTATAAAGTCTTTAGCCAAGAATCACCACATTATCATACAACCAGATTTGCAAGCGATGTGGTTCCttgacaaaaataacaacactATTTTCCCCCCATATTTTTCAAATACTTTATTTGAAACTTTATTCTAAAAAGTTCTGAGTTATTACTTGCAAATGTATGACTTCATGATCTCAGAGAATACCCACGTTTTGTCTTGCAAATCTATGATTTAAATCTCAGCAATTCTGCTTTTTTCCTCGcaaatttaagacattttagtCTTAGAGAATATCCAAGCAAGAGTTTTTTCTAGCACAATTATCTCAGAGGATGACTAAGTTTATTCTTGCCAATTAACAACTTAAATCTTTTGCAAATTTGCTACTTTATGATCTTAAAGAATATCCATCCAATATTAAACACATTTGGGCCATTGCAGTGATCCTCAAAGTGTGTTGTAGTAGCAGAACAAGCAGCAACACCTTCcacaccaaataaaaaacagtcctaataaataaaaacaaaccaccaCCTCTGTGTCCTCACCTGCTGTGGGCCTTGaagcctctgctgcagctgtaggCGCAGTTGGTTGGGAGGCAGCCTGAGCTGAGTGCCCATCCCCTGCGGTCGCGTCATGCCCGGCCTCAGCCCGATGCCCGTCGTCCTGCCTGGGAAAGCCCCTCTGGGTGCTCCGAACCCCAGACCCTGTGTCCCCACCGtggccagctctggaggaaaCTGAGCTTGAGAAGCTGGTGTAAATTGGGAAGGGTAGGTGGGGAGTTTAGGGTCCATGGAAACTGGGCTGGCAGTGGGTTGCTGGGCTGGGAAGTTTTGGGCCAAAGGGTCAAAACAGCCACCCTGGAAAGAAGGCAGAAGGAAAATCCAACAAAAAGATATTAATGAggtgtttctttattttaaatggaaaCAGCTCATAGCCATATCATTCAAAGAACAAGATATAAAACAACTGACATTTAGAGTgatgacattttcctttttatactatattttgaaatgtttcttcCATTAAATGCAATTTGCACAAAGTTACATTCCTGCTTTTCATTTCCCCCCTTTTATTTCCCCAAAAGCATTTATTTCTGTATATTCTcttgacatttctttatgcATTTCTACTTCATTATGCACATGAGCCTATGTATTGACCACAAACAACATTGGAAGTATGCAGTTTGGTGGCAGAACTGAAGTAAAGTTGGGGATTACTCGCAGCTCAAACACCTTCTGTTTTACTTGAAAGAAGTCCAGCAGGGTTTTTGCTAAATCCAGCTGGGTGGCACTAATCGTCAGAGCCAGGGCCAGCTGAGGCTCTTAACAGTGTTCTAATTAATCACAATAACACTGTACAATTAATGATcttaaaattatatatttggGGCACTTTTGCTCACTAGACTCCTGTGCACATCCACTGCTCGGCTGTCTCAGGTACTCCACACTCACCTGTACAATTTTGTCGATACCCAGAGCTTTATCCAGCTCGGCCAGTTCACTCTCATCAGTCCCACTGAGGAAGGAGACGAGTTGCTCTAACAGAGCTTTCTCATCGTTTCGGCCTTCGGGTGTGGTCGGAGGGCCCAGCACTTCATCCAGCGTACACGGCACACACTGCCTGCTcgcacagagaaacacagcgTCTTTATGGCACAGGTACACATTATCACATTAATGTCAGTGGGTTAAATCAACTTTTCttgtttctgcatttttctCCAACAATTTCAGTACAGAATATCAGGTTTTCCAGAATATTAGAAGGCTTAGGTGGAGCACACAATCCATTTTTGTTgagaaacttaaaaaacaaattgaatgAGTTTCCAGATGTACTGGGTGTAGTTCAAAATCATGCAAAATTCCATAGTTTTTCGTAATAGAATACGATTTCCTTCATGGGAGACCCCCAAACTCCTCTGCCGATTATGTGCACCTAAGTCATCCACAAACCTctggaaaacacagaaatattaaaaagaaattgaCAAAAGAAGTTAGTATTGAGGGTACAGTAATATTTACTCTTGTGGTGATGCCAAGGGAGCTTGTAAAGGTGTTCCAAGACCATCAAAGGACAAGGTGTCGGACAGCGCCAGAGGCTGGAACTGGGAGTCTCCAACGTCCATCTTGGTTAGGCctgaaacagattaaaaaagatGTAAATCCACAATTAACACtttataaaataacaattaacaCTGAATTTGGACTAATCAgattcatgtacagtatgtagcaCCTTGCAGTAAGTTAACATCAGcttaaaatccttaaaaaaacatgctcCAATGATGTAGCATTGTGCTGCTCTCGTCTACGTTATAGTAAAGGTATGTCACTTCTGGAGTCAAATAGGTAACAGAATACAGTCTGGCCACACCCTATAGTGATGTTGGTCATTTATGTAGGAATACTGAAACTTTCAACCTATAGAAGTCGGCTCAACAAAGATTTAGCATCAAGTTACAAACAAACAGGGTTGATTGAATCTCACTGAAAAATCCACACTGGAGCCCTCGTTGGACCCGCACAACTGCTAGCTCCTAACGGTTGCAAAGTTATTTACTCATTTCTAAATGATGCAAATTAAAGTCTTATATAACTATGTAGGCGTAAGAGAATTCATGCCACCCCAGGAGGAGCAAGAGTTTGTTGTTTGAAACAGATGAAATTGAGAAAGAGGTTCATTTTTTGTCTTGGTACCCCGTCTACGAGGAGATAAGGGACAtactttttttgtgaaatgtccCTCATTGATGTTCATTTCTTTTGGCTAGATGATTATGAAAAACTTAACTTCTGCATCAGGAAGGGAACTGTTTTTGTTTGGGGGAGGTGGctgaacattttgtttaaataaactgtaattttgaaatgaaataaaatgtttgaccACTGCAGCTGTTCTTTTGGTGTCTTGTAAACACACGAGGGTTGGGCACTTTACGTGCgtgacacaaaaataaaagaaatcacattaaatcaTGTGTACCAGTGCTTGAACTGAATGCGTTGATAACTTCTGCCTCTGGGAAAGGGCTGCTGTCTCCCTGTCCCTGCGCCTGTGTCTGGCTTGGAGTGGGGGGGTTGCAGAAGTCAAAGGATGACTGACTCTGGAGGCTGCAGCCAGAGGGAGGACCGCCATCGCTGAGgcctggaaaacaaacacaagcacataaaaaatgaggaaaaacagaaaaatataatgATGCACACACCTTTGGTGTATAAAACGGACACTTTGAGACTTATTAGAGACATTCTCTACTGTTCTGAAATGTTGCAGAAAGGTAAATTATTCTGGTTCCATATGTTGTCTTGTGACACTGCAATGCCTCCTAATAGCCACAAGGTGGCACACAGACTAACAATGTGTAggtaaatgaattaataaatatagAGACCTGTCTGAACCTCACTACTATACCGGATACAACTACGACTactggaaaaataataaaaacaaatataaataatagatttattatttacttattatgTTTCTTGAcatgaaattataaaaatgtgttcaaataataaatatttctactGTTCTTTAAAATCCCACAGTCCATTGGCAGTATACCATTCTTAACTCCTTCCTCGTCTCTGCTAAGTTGAACATGTACCTCTGTTCGGAGTGCCGGGCGGCTCTCTCTTCACATTTACGTTGTGGGGAGTGCTGGCCTCGCCGGGCTGGAGCTGAGTGggtgactgcagtttgagctGCGGGGAAGGCGAATGGAGCTGAGGTGACGGCGACTGCAACTGGGGATGGGACTGGGACAGGGGGGACTGGAGCTGAGGCACGGGGGACTGGAGCTGAGCTGGGGGCTGGGGGGCTGGAGAGTGGAGTTGGGGGCCTCCTCCAGGGGTTGTTATTGAATCCTCGCTGCCCTGTTTGGCCCCACTAGGGCCTCTGAGACCAGGCAGCAGCTGGGTGAGAGGGTCCATGTCAACAGGGCCACCAGACATCTGAGGGCGGGAAACGGAGTGTAGAGTAGAAATAAATGAGAAGGGATAGACATGAGGAAGATGGGGGGAAAGACGGGATGAAGGAATGAATGGTGTAATGGCGTGAAAGTAAAGAATTAAAGAAGAATGGGTGGCAGAGGAGGGGGGGCAGAGGATCAgtgacagagagatggagagagacaaaaggTCAAAGGCCAGTGAGCTTCAAAGGCTGCAGCTGGTAGCTGAGCCTACAGTGGAGACAAAGtccaagaaaataaacattcaacATGATTTACAACGGCTGTCAGGCAACTGCCAATGCAGGAGCGAAGCTCAATGGAGGAAAATTCCAACGCTTAATTGTGAAGTAATCTTTCTCACAGAGTGTAAATTTGGAAACAACAGTGGCGAGCATGCATGAGTGCCACCCCTGAAGGAGGATGTACATTTCAATTATCAGGCCGTTCCTGTGGTGATTTGGCTGTTATGACTGTCTGAATCAGGGGCTCTATTAGAAGGATTTGGTGCCGCTCCAGGTGTCCTGGACCATTTCAATGTCCTGGACCTATGGGAGAAGTTCTGGTCAAATATTATCTGTGTTTATTGAGCTTAAAAACAGTTCATGAAGACCGTTCACAGCATGCatcaccaacccaaagcatcgcTATTTGACTACCAAATATCTTTCTCCAAATTCCATGACTACACCTTTGATACAATACACGTTGTGCTTAAAGGGAATTATATTCTCCGGACATTATGACTGGAGAGATATGAACATGTCCACCTTCAACAGATTTTCCTAgttaaaaaaaaggtcattACCAGATAACAGAAACCCTGGTCTGTCTGGCCCAAGTTGGACAGAGTCTGGAGTAGCTAAGATCTGCTGAATGCATGTTCAACCTGTTTTGACTAATAAAAGACTGCTGTCACGGATTAATTTGCTCGTCATGTAGCTCTGCATGAGGTACTGGTTAAACTAGCTAAAGGTCTTTCGGCTCTGTCAAGCCAGTCCGACAGCTCTCCGCTCTGTTGCTGTAGTGTGTGTCCCTAAAAGTGGAACGGTTCCCAAGTCAGTGTTATATCACTTGGGTTTAAGTGGTTGTGAAGATAAGCTCGGCCTCTTGAGCACCCTTAGGTGAGGCTTTTAAAGGTTAGATGTGAGATTTTGAACATCAATATAGCAACAAACAATTATTTGCTACTCAAAGATATAATGGAAAAATGGTGTCCTGTTCTTTGCTTTCATAGCCGGGTGgccatgcacacacattagTAGTCTTCAACAAGGCAGCCTGGTACGAAACTCTgatattacagctaaacagtacaATAAAATAGGtttccaaaacatttcaggTGAGAAACAAGCTACGCAGTAACACAATTTTGATTCATACTTGATCACCACTGCctaattttacagtttttcttgagcagtgtgtgttcaaatatgggtttcttttattttattaaaaattctGGTGATTATGATAAACATGATAAATATCCATTACATCATgctgggaggagaggagagcgagaGTCAAATGCAGTTTGCACCCACCCACACATATTACTGAAAAGAGAACTTATCAGGCATAATAATTAGCATGACCTGTGTGGGTTGATCAGGGACATGCAGGATCTTTAAAAGTATTTCTTTTTGAGATTTATAACCAAGTTATGTACCGAGTGAGATATTATACAgtttaaaaatgatgaatgaagaTGAATGACCTCAAACATATTCAAGCACTTTTTTACAGCAAGTTCATGGGACATCTGTTATCTCTTACTAAACTTTTCCGTACTAGTAAGAAGATCAAATCTTTATGTGAATTTGTGATATTACAGATCACCAAGACATTGACAATAACCGTACCGAGTCTCGGCTGTCCCTGCGGCTGTCTCGCCGGTTTTCTCCGACGGGGCTCGATTTGGGACTGACGCAAGCGGTGCTGCTGGAGACTCCTGCAGGTTTGGATCCCCCTCCTACGGCGACAGTCAACCCCGAGCAGGTCCCTCCGTCCACGCTGGCTCTCTTCTCCACTTTAACTCGAACCGTCTGCAGGCTTAGAGCTGATGGAGGCGGCAGGTCGCCCAAGTCCTGTGAAAACAAATTACACTTCAGTTagttaaaaatatgaatttaacATGGGTGGATGCCAATGCTGACATATAATTTAGAAGGGATGAACGTAATTACTATCAtttttttttgaagatttaaagtaaaaactgatacattttggggattttttgaGAATGAAGTAAGTCCTAAATACAtgtcaatgaaaacaaagacctGAACATTGTAAGAACAGAACGAGATGTAAAGGTTATACTTAATGGTCACCTTCTCGTCTGTATCAAGGAGAAAGCGGAGCAGTTGATGGTCCTGTGGCTCTCTGGAGCTGGACTTGGCAGCTCCTGCGGTCAGAGCAGGACTGGCGGGCGGCTCCCTCTTGATCTCGACTTGGTTTTTGTTTATTCCGTCCTCGATGGTTGTGGAGGAATCGTTGGGGCTGCTGTCCTGGAGCAGCCGGTGCAGGATCTTGTGTCGTTCTGTTAGAGTACTGTGGGAGGCGGGGCACTGAggggcagcaggaggaggagggtttggAGGATGAGGTGATGAGTTGCAGTggatgctgttgttgttgttgttgttagatTCAGCTCCTGTTCCATTGCTATCCAGGAGCTGATTGGGTCTGGGGTTCCCCAGCTGGGAGGCAGAAGGAAGGGGGGCTTTAACAGAGTCCTcaccccctccttctcctccctctggtGGTTTTGTTGATGGCGGCCGATTAGAGGATCCGGTGGGCGTACTGGCTTGTCTCTGAGGTACAGGAGAGGACAGGGGGAAGGATCCCATCGACCCACCGCTGGCGCTGCTACTACCGTCCCCGCCAGACTGCTGCCTGTTGAGGCTGCCTCCGCTGCTTGGTGCCCCGGCTGGGGAATGGAGGCCCGGTGTGGAAGGAGAGAAGGGGTTCCCCGGTACCCGAGGACTTCCCCCTAACCCAGGACTGGCCCGTGGCATCCTGGGTGACACAAAAGAGGTAGGGGTGGCTGTGAGTGGGCTGCTCAAAGGAGAGGGGCTGTTGACCTGGGAGCAGGTCCGATTGGGCGTAAGGTAGCCTGCGGGTGTGGCTGGGTTGTGTCCGTGGGAGGAGGCGTTGCTGTTGTTGGGGTGAAGGCCCGAGGTGGCAGCGCCTGAGCCTTGGGTCCAGTTGCTGCCGGCAAGAAGGGAGGGGGAGCGGGAGGGAGTTTGGGCAAGGCTGCCGAGGTTGGGTGGAAGGCTGGGGTTAGTGTTTTCCTGAGAGCTAGCAGTGTTGTGTTCCctggaagaaagaagagaaagaaaagatgacTGTAACCTGAGGAGACCAAGTGGCAGAACAACAAGATTTTCATTAAGTTTGCTGTGCTCCAAAACATGTCCTACACAGTACCTGTCAATAGTGTGAATGCCCATGATGAAGGGCTGTACGTCAGGGTTGGGGGGGCAGCAGAACTTGCAGCGGGTCTGAGCGCTGAGCGGAGTGCCATCGCTTAACGTGAAATGGTACAGCGGGCTGATAGCGGTGCCGTGGGTCATCACTGAATACcaaaacatacataaacacaccgaaggcaagagaaagaaacaaaaacaaggtttAGACTTCGGTCTCACCTCTTGTTTTCAGGCTTTTAGAGCTCTGACTTCCCCAAAGGCCCAAATGACagaagtgttttcagtgttggCATAATCAAATATTGGTCTATATAATCTTTATCCTATTATCAACGTGTATTTCCTTTATATctaaggaaaaaaagaaggttTGCACTTGAAACAGCAGCCTGACCTGGATGGGGAAAAGCTCATTTTCTGTGTTGGAAAAGAAGATGGTCTTGGATGCTTCTCCTGGGCTCCACCACATTACATAACTTTGGTTTGGATTTACTGGATCCACATCTGACATGATGTCAACATGTAATAAGAGTTTCTACCACATGTGTTCAACAGACATAAGAGCAGAGGATTTTGAAATTAACTGGGTGTCCATCTCTGCACTTAAATCGCTGGCTAAAACTGGTTTTAGTACAGTTACAGCTGGAATATGTCTGTCTCAGTCCACTTTTGTTAGCGAGATGGAAGCCAGTCTCAGGACTCATTGGCTATTGTCTGGCAATGATTTAGCCTCTGGAGGAACGGACAATGTTCCAAGGCTTCGAGCGTAGCCTGTGGATATCCAGATAACTGATAGGCTTACCCCACTGTGTGCTGGTTATCATTTACAGTGTGATTAGCAACTGGACACGCAAGAATAAAGTCTAAGTTGGGAGACGAATCTTGATTTATCTGCATACTAACTAGTGTTCAcacgatactggaatttctaacttcgaTACCTTCGATATTCAATATCATCTTTGATACC
This window harbors:
- the ncoa1 gene encoding nuclear receptor coactivator 1 produces the protein MSAVGENPLDPATPESRKRKGSPCDTSGQSLEKRRRELECRYIEELAELLSSNMGDIASLSVKPDKCHILKSTVDQIQQMKRREQEKAALLSPDDEVQKSDISSSSQGLVEKEALGPMLLEALDGFFFVVNREGRIVFVSENVTSYLGYAQEELMTSSVYSILHVGDHNEFVRNLLPKSLVNGVPWPQEPGRRNSHTFNCRMLKRPPDEVDSENPEARQQYEIMQCFTVSQPRTMQEEGEDLQSCLICIACRIPRSQAFSTESFITRQDPTGKIISIETSALRATGRPGWEDLVRKCIYAFFQPQGKEPSHAKKLLHEVMTHGTAISPLYHFTLSDGTPLSAQTRCKFCCPPNPDVQPFIMGIHTIDREHNTASSQENTNPSLPPNLGSLAQTPSRSPSLLAGSNWTQGSGAATSGLHPNNSNASSHGHNPATPAGYLTPNRTCSQVNSPSPLSSPLTATPTSFVSPRMPRASPGLGGSPRVPGNPFSPSTPGLHSPAGAPSSGGSLNRQQSGGDGSSSASGGSMGSFPLSSPVPQRQASTPTGSSNRPPSTKPPEGGEGGGEDSVKAPLPSASQLGNPRPNQLLDSNGTGAESNNNNNNSIHCNSSPHPPNPPPPAAPQCPASHSTLTERHKILHRLLQDSSPNDSSTTIEDGINKNQVEIKREPPASPALTAGAAKSSSREPQDHQLLRFLLDTDEKDLGDLPPPSALSLQTVRVKVEKRASVDGGTCSGLTVAVGGGSKPAGVSSSTACVSPKSSPVGENRRDSRRDSRDSMSGGPVDMDPLTQLLPGLRGPSGAKQGSEDSITTPGGGPQLHSPAPQPPAQLQSPVPQLQSPLSQSHPQLQSPSPQLHSPSPQLKLQSPTQLQPGEASTPHNVNVKREPPGTPNRGLSDGGPPSGCSLQSQSSFDFCNPPTPSQTQAQGQGDSSPFPEAEVINAFSSSTGLTKMDVGDSQFQPLALSDTLSFDGLGTPLQAPLASPQEQCVPCTLDEVLGPPTTPEGRNDEKALLEQLVSFLSGTDESELAELDKALGIDKIVQGGCFDPLAQNFPAQQPTASPVSMDPKLPTYPSQFTPASQAQFPPELATVGTQGLGFGAPRGAFPGRTTGIGLRPGMTRPQGMGTQLRLPPNQLRLQLQQRLQGPQQLQNRMAGMNPFPGGAQHVNIGIRQGVQQPQMPSQQPPLNAQMLAQRQRELYSIQHRQRQLFQQKVMLMRQNMAGAPTGAVASLGTARVPKGPPTTPPQQQPQQQQQFNFPPGYNPMTGKPPTSPSHFSPMTGGPLDSKLSVRVPPNNQTLMGGVQGQFSSTVNSSLQPGLFQQFGGSALVQSDPSFPPEMSPTSPLLSPQNSTSQSPLLQQAPPPGYQSPDMKSWQQTGMSSNSLFSQSGQSATQPFGQQGVYNNMSITVSMAGGSGGVGSLPPIGQPVGMSNSNLSSVGSVCSDQQVQQVQVFADVQCTVNLVGSDSYLNQGTIGAAAPQKGPGPQGSQNNQAQQKSLLQQLLTE